In Desulfobacterales bacterium, a single window of DNA contains:
- a CDS encoding TetR/AcrR family transcriptional regulator, whose translation MLEIPVKKKIVKERLLAEAEILFALKGFYETRIHEITGAAGCNASAINYYFGSKEMLFLKVFQKRWREKLIDVRKALEKTFATQAAVSPDGLTPPPDVVKSVTTFFERQTSDDDMGAFLFDLMPITRKLTGNGQGDRQRGRIFSSLVEEFKDVLRPFMPVSYTESILMQTALKIMVHILFSGYVDMLTIQTANMDVNTEAIFV comes from the coding sequence TTGCTGGAAATTCCGGTGAAAAAAAAGATCGTGAAAGAACGTTTGCTGGCAGAAGCCGAAATTCTGTTTGCGTTAAAAGGGTTTTACGAAACCCGTATTCACGAGATTACAGGGGCGGCGGGTTGCAATGCATCAGCGATCAATTACTACTTTGGCAGCAAGGAGATGCTGTTTTTAAAAGTATTTCAGAAACGCTGGCGGGAAAAATTAATCGATGTTCGAAAAGCCCTCGAAAAAACGTTTGCAACGCAGGCGGCTGTCTCCCCGGACGGACTGACCCCGCCGCCGGATGTGGTTAAAAGTGTGACGACGTTTTTTGAACGTCAAACATCAGACGATGACATGGGGGCATTCCTATTCGACCTGATGCCGATCACCAGGAAACTGACGGGCAACGGCCAGGGGGACCGCCAGCGAGGGCGGATATTCAGCTCCCTGGTCGAAGAGTTCAAGGACGTCCTGCGCCCCTTCATGCCGGTGTCGTATACCGAGTCAATTTTGATGCAAACGGCCCTCAAAATTATGGTCCATATTCTTTTTTCCGGATATGTGGATATGCTAACAATTCAGACGGCAAATATGGACGTCAACACTGAAGCCATCTTCGTCTGA
- a CDS encoding IS110 family transposase: MLDCLEPYKKDLQGVVVESTYNWYWLVDGLQDHGYKILLANPAAIKQYEGIKYSDDKWDALWLAHMLKLGILPQGYIYPKETRPMRDMLRRRMLFVRQRTADILSFQSMITRNTGGRISVNNIKKLTEESLGQLFSDPDLFFLAQRYLSIIELLSQQVKMIEKQAMGTIGLSERFKWLSTITGVGKILAMTIMMEVGDIARFEKVGNYCSYCRCVSSERISNGKKKGVGNKKNGNKYLSWAYVEAANFCIRHNAQAERFYQRKKAKSNGIVAIKALSNKLARASYYIMRDQVPFNSQMLFA; the protein is encoded by the coding sequence GTGCTTGATTGCCTTGAACCTTACAAAAAGGATCTTCAAGGCGTCGTCGTAGAATCCACCTACAACTGGTATTGGCTTGTGGATGGATTGCAGGATCATGGTTATAAGATTCTTCTTGCCAATCCTGCGGCAATTAAACAGTACGAAGGGATAAAGTATAGCGATGACAAGTGGGATGCACTGTGGCTGGCCCATATGCTCAAGCTGGGTATTTTGCCACAAGGCTATATTTATCCCAAAGAAACCCGTCCCATGAGAGACATGCTTCGGCGAAGAATGTTGTTTGTCAGACAGAGAACCGCAGATATCCTCAGTTTTCAAAGCATGATTACCAGAAATACAGGGGGCCGAATATCCGTAAACAATATCAAAAAACTGACCGAGGAAAGCCTGGGGCAGTTATTTTCTGATCCGGACCTTTTCTTTTTGGCTCAAAGGTACCTCAGCATTATTGAGCTGTTATCACAACAGGTCAAAATGATAGAAAAACAGGCAATGGGCACTATCGGTTTATCAGAACGGTTTAAGTGGTTGTCCACCATTACCGGGGTAGGCAAAATTCTGGCAATGACCATCATGATGGAGGTGGGCGACATTGCCAGGTTTGAAAAAGTGGGCAACTACTGTTCCTATTGTCGATGTGTCAGTTCCGAACGGATTTCCAACGGGAAGAAAAAGGGAGTCGGGAACAAAAAGAACGGCAATAAATATTTATCCTGGGCTTATGTGGAGGCGGCCAATTTCTGTATAAGGCACAATGCCCAAGCCGAGAGATTCTATCAGAGAAAAAAGGCGAAAAGCAATGGGATTGTAGCCATCAAAGCCTTGAGCAACAAACTGGCCAGGGCTTCTTACTACATCATGCGCGATCAGGTTCCGTTTAACAGTCAGATGCTTTTTGCCTGA
- a CDS encoding SH3 domain-containing protein, whose amino-acid sequence MTEIKKHLKKIIGVLIVLGIMGSGERAFAGPPAGHFHGFLHGPGALFELIIVGTEHLFFRAGEFYHRGPAGYVPIAAPEGAVIPMLPPGYGIRIVDDAKYYYLNGVYYVRVPDGYMVVAPPVLTSAGETEDAKIVRFKSEVSVGVDILNVRSGPGMEFDVAALAYQGEILKTYHESAGWLYVELPSGKLGWVDKKFTEALNRVPSG is encoded by the coding sequence ATGACAGAGATAAAAAAACATTTAAAAAAGATCATTGGTGTTTTGATTGTTCTGGGAATCATGGGCTCGGGAGAGCGTGCATTCGCAGGCCCTCCAGCAGGTCATTTTCACGGATTTTTACATGGACCGGGCGCGTTGTTTGAACTCATTATTGTCGGAACCGAGCATCTGTTTTTCAGGGCCGGCGAATTCTACCATAGAGGACCGGCCGGGTATGTGCCGATCGCAGCCCCTGAAGGGGCAGTCATCCCGATGCTTCCTCCCGGATACGGCATCAGGATTGTCGATGATGCAAAATATTACTATCTCAACGGCGTCTATTATGTGCGGGTGCCTGACGGCTATATGGTTGTGGCACCACCTGTATTAACATCCGCCGGGGAAACCGAAGATGCTAAAATCGTAAGATTCAAAAGCGAAGTATCCGTGGGCGTGGACATACTCAATGTGAGATCCGGGCCAGGTATGGAATTCGATGTGGCGGCCCTGGCATACCAGGGTGAAATACTCAAAACATACCATGAATCCGCCGGCTGGCTTTATGTGGAGCTTCCGTCCGGTAAACTGGGATGGGTTGACAAAAAATTTACCGAGGCACTGAACCGGGTGCCGTCAGGGTGA
- a CDS encoding ABC transporter ATP-binding protein, whose translation MITYESVTKIFGKGINTVTALDNVSFTIPKGEVVVFLGPSGCGKTTTLRLTNRLETLTRGVITIEDQNIMDIDVVQLRQRLGYVIQAIGLFPNKTIAENIAVVPKLLRWDEERISKRIDELLEMTNLDPERYRDRYPAELSGGQQQRVGVARGLAADPNILLMDEPFGAIDPINREEIQDEFLKLQAKLKKTVAFVSHDIHEAIKMGDRIAIFDKGRLIQYDTPEIILTQPKTKFVSDFVGADRALKVLGLMRVSDIINRKPKNIIQGSDRSQEALHFLNTKESRYGIVIERNKPIGFVTQKSLKYEEGPVRDVVEPYPIFLSEKTPLRDVLSSMLMFNTPTFCVVDEDKNFAGTVTYNDIQKAVKASYADEAENVETEVIS comes from the coding sequence ATGATAACTTATGAATCTGTAACAAAAATATTTGGTAAGGGAATCAATACCGTTACCGCCCTTGATAATGTAAGCTTCACCATTCCGAAGGGCGAAGTAGTGGTGTTTCTCGGCCCCTCGGGATGCGGCAAAACGACTACCCTGCGCCTTACCAACAGACTGGAGACACTTACCCGGGGGGTCATAACCATAGAAGATCAGAATATTATGGACATCGATGTCGTCCAACTCAGGCAGCGCCTGGGATATGTCATTCAGGCCATCGGGCTCTTCCCAAACAAAACTATAGCCGAAAACATCGCCGTTGTACCCAAACTTCTACGGTGGGACGAAGAACGTATCAGTAAGCGCATTGATGAGCTGCTAGAAATGACTAATCTGGATCCTGAACGGTACAGGGACCGTTACCCCGCAGAACTCTCCGGGGGGCAGCAACAGCGAGTGGGGGTCGCTCGGGGACTTGCCGCAGATCCCAACATACTTCTCATGGATGAGCCCTTCGGTGCGATAGACCCCATAAACAGAGAAGAAATTCAAGATGAGTTCCTCAAGCTTCAGGCAAAGCTGAAGAAGACCGTGGCCTTTGTCTCTCATGACATACACGAAGCCATAAAGATGGGCGATCGCATTGCCATCTTCGACAAGGGACGCCTGATACAGTACGACACACCCGAGATCATTCTGACCCAGCCCAAAACCAAATTTGTCTCCGACTTCGTGGGTGCCGACAGGGCACTGAAAGTCCTTGGACTCATGCGGGTAAGTGATATTATCAACCGAAAGCCGAAAAACATCATCCAGGGATCCGACCGTTCCCAGGAAGCATTACATTTTCTGAACACAAAGGAATCCCGCTACGGCATAGTGATCGAACGAAACAAACCGATAGGCTTCGTTACGCAGAAATCTCTCAAGTATGAAGAAGGGCCGGTACGGGACGTGGTGGAACCATATCCCATTTTCCTGAGTGAAAAAACACCACTCAGGGATGTCCTCTCCTCTATGCTTATGTTTAATACCCCAACCTTCTGCGTTGTGGACGAAGACAAAAACTTTGCCGGAACGGTAACCTACAACGACATACAGAAAGCGGTAAAAGCAAGTTACGCTGATGAAGCAGAAAATGTTGAAACCGAGGTAATTTCATGA
- a CDS encoding ABC transporter permease has translation MSTLQFIVDNFNEVMYLSWEHVWIVGMALLIATPIGVVLGIVITKHEQFASRILNGANILMTIPSLALFGLMLPILSIFNMGLGKVPAVIALVLYSQLPIIRNTYTAIKNVPPSLVDAARGMGMNKWKLLRELEIPLATPVIIAGLRTAAVMNIGVAAIATYIGAGGLGVYIQQGIARVYPEMILSGAILVSLLAIIVDGGMALLERIATPEGIRVQRKLSR, from the coding sequence ATGAGTACACTTCAATTCATAGTGGATAACTTTAACGAGGTTATGTATCTCTCCTGGGAGCATGTATGGATTGTAGGGATGGCGCTCCTTATAGCCACACCAATCGGGGTGGTTCTGGGTATCGTCATTACGAAGCACGAGCAGTTTGCTTCCAGGATTTTGAATGGTGCCAACATACTTATGACCATCCCCTCCCTTGCCCTGTTTGGGCTGATGCTCCCCATCCTTTCGATATTTAATATGGGCCTGGGAAAAGTTCCTGCTGTCATCGCACTGGTTCTTTACAGCCAGCTCCCTATCATCAGAAATACCTATACGGCTATAAAGAATGTTCCTCCTTCTCTGGTGGACGCAGCCAGAGGTATGGGCATGAATAAGTGGAAACTTTTGCGAGAGCTGGAAATCCCGCTGGCCACACCCGTTATTATTGCGGGGTTGAGGACGGCTGCCGTTATGAATATAGGCGTTGCAGCTATCGCCACTTATATCGGAGCCGGAGGACTGGGGGTGTATATTCAGCAGGGTATTGCCCGCGTATATCCGGAGATGATACTGAGCGGCGCCATACTTGTCTCTCTTCTGGCCATAATCGTAGACGGCGGGATGGCTCTGCTGGAAAGGATTGCGACGCCAGAAGGCATCAGAGTACAAAGGAAGCTTTCGCGATGA
- a CDS encoding ABC transporter permease yields MNRLFSKSYRIIIAVIILIAGVTFERTGLIELLSDPYEYPVIMELVIQHLYMVTLSMIFATIIGITAGIVLTRHRFRRYAGICMYIIGLGQTIPSLAVLALAMSFLGIGMKPAVFALTIYSILPIARNTLAGITAVPPELIDAGKGLGMPPMKILMEVEIPNAMKVILTGFRIALIINIGTAALAYIIGAGGLGDLIFTGINLMQTDKLLAGAIPVTLLALFADFLSELLGLSLISRGLRLSE; encoded by the coding sequence ATGAACAGACTATTTTCAAAATCATACAGGATTATCATTGCGGTTATCATACTGATTGCGGGTGTAACGTTTGAGCGAACGGGTCTTATAGAATTACTTTCTGATCCATACGAATATCCCGTTATCATGGAATTGGTCATCCAGCATCTGTACATGGTGACCTTAAGTATGATCTTTGCCACGATCATAGGCATAACAGCGGGTATTGTGCTGACCAGACATCGGTTTCGCAGGTACGCCGGGATCTGCATGTATATTATCGGACTGGGACAAACCATCCCCTCCCTTGCCGTTCTCGCGCTGGCCATGAGTTTCCTGGGTATCGGCATGAAGCCGGCGGTATTCGCGCTGACCATTTATTCCATACTTCCCATCGCGAGAAATACGCTTGCCGGGATTACCGCGGTACCCCCGGAACTAATAGATGCCGGAAAAGGCCTGGGAATGCCGCCGATGAAGATTCTCATGGAGGTGGAGATACCCAATGCCATGAAGGTGATTCTCACGGGATTCAGGATAGCCCTGATAATCAATATCGGTACGGCCGCGCTTGCCTATATCATCGGGGCAGGAGGCCTGGGAGACCTCATATTCACAGGAATAAATCTTATGCAGACGGACAAGCTTCTGGCCGGTGCTATTCCGGTAACGCTACTGGCACTTTTCGCGGATTTTCTGTCTGAACTACTAGGGCTGTCCCTGATCTCAAGGGGGCTGCGTCTTTCCGAGTAG
- a CDS encoding glycine betaine ABC transporter substrate-binding protein: protein MKTIFKLVLPAIFILTLLLPGSVFAKDKSLIVGGKDYTEQLLLPELASILLEQAGFDVTLKTGVGSVIARKSLENAQFDLYYEYTGTAYTLYYKQKDTKTMTVPEKVYDWVKQADSEKGLVWLDPVKFNNTYTLMMSKTEAEKLGIKSISDLGVYVTKNPDKLIFALDSEFWERPDGFKGIMKMYNFRLPPKQVKKMSVGLTYQALKEGLVNSAMGFSTDGRIAAFGFINLEDDKSFFPVYNPVPVVRKEILDKYPEIKSILEPLADNLTTEAMQRLNMAVDVDHKAVHDVAMDWLKSKNLIK, encoded by the coding sequence ATGAAAACGATATTTAAACTTGTTCTTCCGGCAATATTTATTTTGACGTTACTTTTACCAGGCAGCGTCTTTGCCAAGGATAAAAGCCTGATAGTGGGCGGCAAAGACTATACGGAGCAGCTCCTTCTTCCGGAACTTGCCAGCATCCTTCTCGAACAGGCAGGGTTCGATGTTACGCTGAAGACAGGGGTCGGGTCGGTGATCGCCAGAAAATCACTGGAGAATGCCCAGTTTGACCTCTATTATGAGTATACGGGCACAGCATACACTCTGTATTACAAGCAGAAAGATACAAAAACAATGACCGTTCCGGAGAAGGTTTACGACTGGGTCAAACAAGCCGATTCCGAGAAGGGTCTAGTCTGGCTTGATCCTGTCAAATTCAACAATACCTATACCCTGATGATGAGTAAGACAGAAGCGGAGAAACTCGGAATCAAGAGTATCTCCGATCTGGGAGTCTACGTCACTAAAAATCCGGACAAACTGATATTCGCTCTGGATTCGGAATTCTGGGAACGCCCTGACGGATTTAAAGGCATTATGAAAATGTATAATTTCAGACTTCCGCCCAAACAGGTCAAAAAAATGTCTGTGGGTCTTACCTACCAGGCATTGAAAGAAGGGCTGGTCAATTCAGCTATGGGTTTTTCTACCGATGGCAGAATCGCGGCCTTCGGCTTTATAAACCTTGAAGACGACAAGTCTTTCTTCCCCGTGTACAATCCCGTACCCGTTGTCCGAAAGGAAATCCTTGATAAGTATCCGGAGATCAAATCCATATTAGAACCGCTTGCGGATAACCTGACCACGGAAGCGATGCAGCGGCTCAATATGGCCGTGGACGTAGACCACAAAGCGGTTCACGATGTGGCCATGGATTGGCTCAAGAGTAAAAATCTGATCAAATAG
- a CDS encoding TonB-dependent receptor: MRGKSFLWALSLALVCSWGATALAQDTLIASDSAKTFDIGEVVVEGKGETITQVSTVETIGQERINLINAKNISDALDSLPGVNVSVGAKNERNINIRGFNERYIPTFLDGIPIYIPNDGYVDTGNLPTGNLSKITLTKGISSVLYGPNTMGGVINIITMKPEKPIEGDIEAGYAEQNAYHMNFNLGSRLEKFYFTLNGSFQDSDGYRLSDDFDANTIEDGGLRDNSDVWQESGAFKIGFTPTENQEYVFGYNTVSMEKGFPPSTSTADRTRYWRFADWDKDTYYLIGNIDFTEKLSVKLRGFHDTYYNVLDSYDNDTYTTQNKGYAFHSTYDDYSNGGSLTLRSRHIDNHTLSTAFHYKKDVHEEQDSSGAAWERYETEMYSAGLEDDIKFNDRLSMVLGVGYDLQSPKFAAGETLRDDEEAFNPQAGLYLTVLEDTALHASLGQKTRFPTMNELYSGLLGRNTPNPDLAKEKATNYEVGVEKPLPGDSLLQANLFLSDIEDKIVNKTLSDGTDQYQNIGKARYQGLELTFRSGFIPNNDLELNYTYLDAENRSDDRTSDKLEDVSEHKVYVSDLYAFTDWLSIFAKVQWNSERYEENDAGQFDSLGGFWTADAKIMVKPADFLTFEAGVKNLFDEDYQFSNGYPREGSTFFAQMRATF; the protein is encoded by the coding sequence ATGAGAGGCAAATCATTTTTATGGGCACTGTCTCTGGCCCTTGTATGTTCATGGGGAGCGACAGCACTGGCTCAGGACACATTGATCGCGTCGGATTCAGCCAAAACGTTTGATATTGGCGAAGTCGTCGTGGAAGGCAAAGGGGAAACCATCACCCAGGTGTCGACGGTTGAAACCATCGGCCAGGAACGTATCAATCTGATCAACGCCAAAAACATTTCAGATGCTCTGGATTCCCTGCCGGGCGTCAATGTGTCGGTTGGCGCTAAAAACGAGCGGAATATCAACATCCGGGGGTTTAATGAACGTTACATTCCGACATTTCTTGACGGGATTCCCATTTACATCCCCAACGACGGGTATGTGGACACCGGCAACCTTCCCACCGGCAACCTGTCGAAGATCACGTTGACCAAGGGCATCAGTTCGGTGCTCTACGGCCCCAACACCATGGGCGGAGTGATCAACATTATTACCATGAAGCCGGAAAAACCCATCGAAGGGGACATTGAAGCCGGTTACGCAGAACAAAATGCATATCACATGAACTTTAACCTGGGCTCCAGGCTGGAAAAATTTTATTTCACTTTAAACGGCTCATTCCAGGATTCGGACGGCTATCGGCTCTCAGACGATTTTGACGCAAACACTATTGAAGATGGCGGGCTTCGGGACAACTCCGATGTCTGGCAGGAAAGCGGGGCATTTAAAATCGGTTTTACGCCCACTGAAAACCAGGAATACGTATTTGGTTACAACACCGTATCCATGGAAAAGGGATTCCCGCCCTCGACATCGACGGCTGACAGAACACGATACTGGCGGTTTGCCGACTGGGACAAGGATACCTATTATCTGATCGGCAACATCGACTTCACGGAAAAGCTGAGCGTCAAACTCAGGGGATTCCACGACACATACTACAATGTGCTCGACTCTTATGATAACGATACCTACACCACTCAGAACAAAGGGTATGCTTTCCACAGCACCTATGATGATTACAGCAACGGCGGCTCCCTGACGTTGCGATCCCGTCACATCGACAACCACACCCTGAGCACCGCTTTCCATTACAAGAAGGACGTTCACGAAGAACAGGACTCCAGTGGCGCGGCCTGGGAACGATACGAAACCGAGATGTACTCTGCCGGTCTGGAAGATGACATCAAATTCAACGACCGGCTCTCAATGGTACTGGGTGTCGGCTATGATCTGCAAAGCCCGAAATTTGCCGCCGGCGAGACGCTTCGGGATGATGAAGAGGCCTTCAATCCGCAGGCGGGATTATACCTGACGGTACTCGAAGATACCGCGCTGCATGCATCCCTCGGTCAGAAAACGCGATTCCCGACCATGAATGAACTGTATTCGGGACTGCTGGGTAGAAACACCCCCAACCCCGATCTGGCCAAGGAGAAAGCGACCAATTACGAAGTCGGCGTCGAAAAGCCCCTGCCGGGGGATTCTTTGCTTCAGGCAAACCTGTTCTTGTCGGATATTGAAGATAAAATTGTTAATAAAACGCTTTCCGACGGTACCGATCAATACCAGAATATCGGAAAAGCCCGTTACCAGGGATTGGAACTCACATTCAGATCCGGATTTATTCCGAATAACGATCTGGAGCTCAATTACACCTACCTGGATGCCGAAAACCGCTCGGATGACCGCACCAGCGATAAACTGGAAGATGTCTCCGAACATAAGGTCTATGTAAGTGATCTGTATGCATTCACTGACTGGCTGTCGATATTTGCCAAGGTGCAATGGAACTCCGAACGATACGAAGAAAACGACGCCGGCCAGTTTGATTCTCTCGGCGGATTCTGGACCGCGGATGCCAAAATCATGGTCAAACCCGCGGACTTTCTGACCTTTGAAGCCGGGGTGAAAAACCTTTTTGATGAAGATTACCAGTTCAGTAACGGATATCCCAGAGAAGGAAGTACGTTTTTTGCACAGATGCGTGCAACGTTCTGA
- a CDS encoding ABC transporter substrate-binding protein, whose amino-acid sequence MMLQKTIHKSVKQNIRALLFVILSVSFFACSFPVHASAYSQTPIVDMAGREVTVSGRAERIITTFKPATLSVLSLGLADRLVAVDSHSPGVEINTAVYPAMRALPKIGNRSMGMNLETIISLKPDLVLLYAQKDGVITADRLSRSGIPAVIILPESMASIKAALRIIAQAAGCPERADTVIQAIDHVMSVVSARTGGLPDQQRKTVYYAGPEGFFSTASGNMLQNEMISLAGGINAGHALTGFFKSISPEQFVQWNPDAVFVCREIRSSAGKYLKKPELAEVNAVKGKQFFCVPSSNAPWDFPSPLSALGVLWAAKRLYPDRFTDVDLIKEIDRFHEILFSRSFTELGGRLADTIQP is encoded by the coding sequence ATGATGCTTCAAAAAACAATCCATAAATCAGTCAAACAGAATATTCGGGCATTACTGTTCGTGATCCTGAGTGTCAGTTTTTTTGCATGTTCTTTTCCTGTCCATGCGTCCGCCTACAGCCAGACCCCCATCGTGGATATGGCCGGCCGGGAAGTAACCGTTTCCGGCCGGGCGGAACGCATCATTACCACTTTCAAACCGGCAACACTCAGCGTGCTGTCTCTGGGCCTGGCCGATCGTCTGGTTGCGGTTGACAGTCATTCTCCCGGGGTGGAAATAAACACGGCGGTATATCCGGCCATGAGAGCCCTTCCGAAAATCGGCAACCGCTCCATGGGTATGAACCTGGAGACCATTATATCGCTGAAACCGGATCTGGTACTTCTTTACGCCCAAAAAGACGGCGTGATCACAGCCGACCGACTGTCCCGTTCCGGTATCCCGGCAGTTATTATCCTGCCGGAAAGTATGGCCAGCATCAAGGCAGCGCTCCGGATTATCGCTCAGGCGGCAGGTTGCCCGGAGCGAGCAGACACGGTCATCCAGGCCATTGATCATGTCATGAGCGTTGTCAGCGCCCGAACCGGCGGACTGCCGGATCAACAACGCAAAACGGTTTATTATGCCGGCCCCGAAGGGTTCTTCAGCACCGCCTCCGGCAACATGCTTCAAAATGAAATGATTTCACTGGCAGGCGGAATCAATGCGGGTCATGCCCTGACCGGTTTTTTTAAATCCATATCACCGGAACAGTTTGTTCAATGGAACCCGGATGCGGTGTTTGTCTGCCGGGAGATTCGTTCATCTGCCGGAAAATATCTTAAAAAACCGGAACTGGCTGAGGTAAACGCGGTCAAAGGCAAACAATTTTTCTGTGTTCCATCCAGCAACGCACCATGGGATTTTCCATCACCCCTATCCGCCCTTGGGGTACTCTGGGCGGCAAAGCGCCTTTATCCGGACCGATTCACGGATGTGGATTTAATCAAAGAAATCGATCGATTTCATGAAATTCTGTTTTCCAGATCCTTTACGGAGCTGGGAGGACGGCTGGCCGACACCATCCAGCCGTAA
- a CDS encoding iron ABC transporter permease, producing the protein MKKSPVCDPEPAVNIVHNTRYTTGLLMFLLVGLFFFSLMVGRLEIRLSEIWTFVCASLFGTPVPPELSSKALVFTLIRFPRCLLAVFVGMGMSISGAVYQGLFRNPLVSPDILGVSAGCTFGAALGLILPGDSFMLVRVLSFVFGLAAVFLALGIARMIAVSPILVLVLAGLVVTSVFSAFLMILKYVSDPYNDLPAIVFWIMGSLNRVEWNDLYIIMPVIGGGLILIHILRYRLNVLSLGDLQTRSLGMNPTVYRIIFIMLSSLMVAVTVSTCGQVCWIGLVIPHIARTLVGPNHSKMIPVTLLIGGIFMLAADMLARSITAAELPVSIITALTGAPLFVYLLYKNRGSGWI; encoded by the coding sequence ATGAAAAAAAGTCCGGTCTGCGATCCAGAACCCGCTGTAAATATCGTTCACAATACGCGTTATACGACGGGTCTGCTGATGTTTTTGCTAGTGGGACTGTTTTTCTTTTCGTTGATGGTCGGACGGCTGGAGATCCGGTTGAGTGAAATCTGGACATTTGTCTGCGCATCTCTGTTCGGAACACCGGTTCCTCCGGAGCTGTCGTCCAAGGCTTTAGTCTTTACCCTGATCCGTTTTCCCAGATGCCTGCTGGCGGTTTTTGTCGGGATGGGAATGTCGATTTCCGGAGCCGTCTATCAGGGCCTGTTCAGAAACCCACTGGTATCTCCCGATATTTTAGGCGTTTCCGCGGGATGTACATTTGGTGCTGCGCTGGGTCTGATTCTGCCCGGGGACTCCTTCATGCTGGTCAGGGTGCTATCCTTTGTTTTCGGACTGGCGGCCGTATTCCTGGCCCTCGGCATCGCGCGGATGATCGCCGTCAGCCCTATCCTGGTGCTGGTGCTGGCCGGACTGGTGGTCACGTCGGTATTCAGTGCTTTTCTCATGATACTGAAATACGTTTCAGACCCGTATAATGATCTGCCGGCCATCGTGTTCTGGATCATGGGAAGTTTGAACCGGGTGGAATGGAATGATCTGTATATCATCATGCCGGTGATCGGTGGCGGTCTGATTCTGATTCATATCCTCCGGTACCGGCTGAACGTGCTGTCTCTGGGAGATCTTCAGACCCGGTCTCTGGGCATGAATCCGACCGTGTACCGGATCATTTTCATCATGCTCAGCTCGCTGATGGTCGCGGTTACCGTATCCACCTGCGGGCAGGTATGCTGGATCGGGCTGGTGATCCCCCACATCGCACGGACCCTGGTCGGACCGAATCATTCAAAAATGATTCCGGTCACCCTGTTGATCGGCGGTATTTTTATGCTGGCGGCGGACATGCTTGCCCGATCGATCACCGCTGCGGAACTGCCGGTCAGTATCATCACCGCTTTGACCGGCGCGCCGCTGTTTGTGTATCTGCTGTACAAAAACCGCGGGAGCGGATGGATATGA
- a CDS encoding ABC transporter ATP-binding protein yields the protein MTLICRSVAFSYNARSVLDDISFQVEKGVFCAILGRNGSGKTTLLHCLNGILKPACGNIFVDGLDLGRISQAQIARHVSMVPQEHTDIFPFSVIDCIVMGRTPFLKMTQSPGPAEYRMAMDALHTLNAEYLAERNYNQISGGERQIALLARALLQSSATILLDEPTNHLDFNNQYRMLSRMKRLCRKHNTRIIASMHDPNLAMMFSDQVVMLKQGRIIAQGKTKTVMTESSVGELYDTETQKIGLPDSVNIFLPADIVRENVLSKNEDPLP from the coding sequence ATGACACTCATCTGCCGGTCCGTGGCGTTCAGCTACAATGCCCGCAGCGTCCTGGATGATATCAGCTTTCAGGTGGAAAAGGGGGTTTTCTGCGCAATTCTGGGGCGAAACGGTTCCGGCAAAACCACTCTGCTGCATTGTCTGAACGGCATTTTGAAACCGGCGTGCGGAAACATTTTTGTGGATGGACTGGATCTGGGCCGTATTTCTCAGGCACAAATTGCCCGACATGTCAGCATGGTGCCGCAGGAGCATACGGATATTTTTCCATTCAGCGTCATTGATTGCATTGTCATGGGGCGGACGCCGTTTTTGAAAATGACCCAAAGCCCGGGGCCGGCAGAATACCGCATGGCCATGGATGCGTTGCACACCCTGAATGCCGAATATCTGGCCGAACGAAATTACAACCAGATTTCCGGAGGCGAGCGGCAGATCGCCCTTCTGGCGAGGGCGCTGCTTCAGAGTTCTGCCACCATTCTGCTGGATGAACCGACCAATCATCTGGATTTTAACAACCAGTATCGGATGTTGAGCCGAATGAAACGTCTTTGCAGAAAGCACAACACACGAATTATCGCATCCATGCATGACCCGAATCTGGCCATGATGTTTTCCGATCAGGTGGTGATGCTGAAACAAGGACGCATTATTGCACAGGGAAAAACAAAAACGGTCATGACCGAATCCAGCGTCGGAGAGCTGTATGATACAGAGACGCAAAAAATTGGTTTGCCCGATTCGGTAAATATATTTTTGCCGGCCGATATTGTCCGGGAAAATGTCCTGTCGAAAAATGAGGACCCGTTGCCGTGA